Genomic window ([Eubacterium] hominis):
ATAATAATATATTCTTTATCTGCATTCGCCACACCAACATCAATGATATCCGCCATTAAAATTGGTATGATCAATTCAAATATTGTTTCTGCGATTACACAAAAACAAGCCAGTACCAGATATCTCTGATACGTTTTCATATAAGGGAATAACCGTTTGAGCATAAGAATCCCTCCCATCTATTCTATTGTCTTACCACTCAAATTCTGATACATGCGACATAAATAGTTTTCAAATTGCGCACGTTCTTCTTCAGAAAAGCCCTGTAGTGACAGTTCTTCAACTTCAAGGCAATGTGCATTCCATTGTTCTAGCGCTTTCTTTCCCTTTTCTGTAATATTTACCTGTAAAGCACGCTTATTTTTTTGATCAACATGACGGGTCAGCATGCCTTTCTCTTCCAGGCTGTTAAGCAGTTTACTAACAGTCGCACACTCTACATCACATTCTTTTGCGATATCCTTTAGCTTACAGTTAGAATTTACCGCAATATAACGCAGAACCTTTGGCTGTCCGGGATATAAGCCATAGGCATCCATATTGTGTCTGATTTTATTGCGTTGTGCGTGAAACGCTTTAAATACTAGAAAATGAAACGAAGTCTGCATATTCATCACCTCAATAGTTAGATAGCTAATTATTAGCATGCTAAATATATACCTGTTTTTTTATCATGTCAAGGTAAATCTTATGATTTTCGCACACTGTTCATAACCATATATTTTTATGTATGATTTTAAAAGAAAGGCGAAGATTATTCATCCTCGCCTGCTTTAAAGTTATAAATTGGTGTTACTTTTTTTAAGATTTCCACGCTTTCTTCAATCTGAGAAATGATCATATCCGCAGGTTTATAAGCCATAGGACACTCATCAATCGTTGATTTTACGACAGATGATGTAAAAATCCCTTTCATTTCTTTTTTATATTCAGATAATGTAAAGCTTTGTTTTGCTTCACTTCTGCTCATTGCTCTACCAGCCCCATGAGGAGCTGAGGCATTCCATGCAGAATTGCCTTTTCCTTTACATAATAATGCGCCATCCCGCATATTCAATGGAATCCATACGATTTCACCTTTACCAGCGCGAATAGCGCCTTTCCTTAATACCTGCTGTTCATCAATATAATTATGCATGGTCGTAAATCGTTCTACAGCATGTAGTTTCATATACTTCATGATATCTTCAGCCATTGCCTGTCTTGATATATCCGCAAACTCCTGAATGATTTTGATATCATGCAGATATGCATCTTTATACTTTCCTTCTAAGTAAGACATTAGATAAGGAATATCTGTTTTCTTTGTATTCTTCAATGTTTTTGCGATAGCAGCATATTGTTGCTCCCTGCCTTGTTTCTTAAAGCTTTCTTTTAAAGCCTTTAAACTTTCTTCATCACAGCCATTTAAATGATCATATGCCAGCTTCTGATAATAACTTGCGACTTCCACGCCTAAATGCCTGCTTCCAGAATGAATGACCAGATATAAACAACCATCTTCATCTGTATCAATTTCAATGAAATGGTTTCCTCCTCCAAGCGTACCTAAACTTTTTTCTGATCTTAATTCATCTATGGCATGAAAACAATATAGGTTTCTTAAATTTAACTTTGCTGCTTTTTTATGAATCTTGTTTCTAATATTACAGCCTGATGGTATCTCAGTACGTATGAATTTATCTAGTCTGGCAAGCTCTATATGCTTTTCTTTCAACTTCACAACTTCCATACCACAACCAATATCCACACCTACAAGACTAGGTATCACTTTATCCTTTAAAGCAATTGTTGTACCTACACAACAAGAAGATCCCATGTGTACATCTGGCATAATGGCGATATGACAGCCTTCCATACTTTTTTGATTACAGATCTGAAAAATCTGTGAAATACTGGCATCATCCAGTTCCTCTGTATATACAACCGCAGTTGTATAACTTCCTTTAATTTCTATCATAAATTATTTTCTCCTTATTATCTATTTTTCCCACTATAAAAAAACACCTCTGTTCTACAGAAGTGCATATAAACAATTTCCTGCTTTAATATCCAAATATTACAAGATGGAACAATATGACTTCTGTGTATTAAGATTGTATCGATTATTTTTATTCATCATATTGTCCACCTTCTTTCGCTATGTTTGATTTTAACACCATTTTCTCTTCTTGTACAGTCATAGTTTAAAAAAATGTAATATGACAAAAAAAGGTGTGATTACTCACAACCTGATTTTATTATTTTTGATCATTTTTCTTTTTTTCTATTACTGCAACACCACCTGCTAACATCACGAAGGTGGCAAGCAAGCCGTTAACAGGATGGTTAATTGAATAAGATCCTGCAGTATCTTTAATAACACCTGTTATTGCTTTTTCTTGTTGATCTGTTGTTTTAGGTACATTTGATGTATCGGATGTAGATGGTACTTCAGCTTTATGAGGTGTATCCTTTTTAGTTTATCGCTTCTTCATCTTTTATGAGGGAATATAATTTGATGGAATACGTAAAAAAAAGCATAATATTTCCTACATGAACGATATTCACAAGAAACATAATATTGTATTACTATAACCTGAAAAAAACGCAATCTTGTACATTCTTGAATATTCTTGAATATTTTTCCATTCTCAATGTGATAAAGAATGTAAAGTTATCATGTATAATAATAAAGCGGGTTAACAACATTATTGTTTCCATAGTTTAAAAGGAATACAATATAAATTGTAATTGATACGAAAAATCAGCCAGTAACAAAACAGGCCTTTTCATTATGATACCCTGATCAGGAGGAGCTTATGAACACCATTTTAATGATTGACGATGATATACAATATATGAATACCATACGAGATTATCTTACAAAACAAGATTTTATCGTTTATTGTGCAAACAGTTTTAAAACTGCCCTTCCATATATGAAAGAATCTATCGATTGTGTCATTCTAGATATCAAATTACAGGATAATGAAAACGGCTATGAGATTTGTCAGAAAATCAAAAGTGAGATAAATATTCCGATCATCTTTTTATCAAACTATGCGCAGGATGATAATCGTATCCATGGGTTCTTATCCGGTGCAGATGATTTTTTAGGAAAACCATGTAATCTGGAAGAGCTTAGAATCAGAATATTAAAACGCATCCATCCAACCATTAAATTAAAACAGAAAGAACAGATTCGTTTTGGAGATTTATGGATTGACGCCATTCGTCATAAAGCATTTTATAAAGATGAATTGATTCTTCTAACAGATGCTGAATTTAATATTTTATATTTTCTTGCGACTCATGAACATATGGTATTTTCTCAATATGAAATCTATGACCACCTTTGGAAGGAACCGGTGATCAGCAATGCCCATACTGTACAGGTACATATCAGCAGTGCCAGAAAAAAACTAAACAAGATTTGTCCGAATCATGAATATATTCAGACCGTATGGGGCAAAGGCTATCAGTTTATTGGTATTCATGAAAAAGATTAAAGCAATTTCTATCCTGACAATCATCATCATTTTTACGTTATTATCCTTCCAGTTCATAGATTCCCATGATAATAAATATCGTCATGCGCAAGCTCCCATACATCAAGGGGTATTACATTTAAACGATGTATCATTTGATCAAAATCAAATATACTCTCTTGTGGATCATTGGGATTATTATCATCATGTCAATATCAAAGAGATATCCGATTTCACAGACAAAACATCTATTTATTTAGGCCAGTATCCAGACTATTCTATGCGGTTGGATGGTGTTGATCCTTTTGGTATATCCAGTTATCATATACAGCTGATGGCTAATACACCTACAACGATTTCCATGTTTATCCCAGAAGTAGATACGGCTTATGAGTTATGGTTAGATGATACACGATTGATTCAAAACGGTGACATCCATCACGACCCTGTTTCATCATTTATAAAAAACAGAGTGATTACCTTTACGGTAGATTCCTCATCAGATTTATATTTCATTGTTGGTAATTCTTCTTACTATTATAGTGGTCTTTATTTCCCACCTGTAATATCTACACAGGATGGTATCATGTCTATGATACTGCATAAATTATTATTTTATGGGTTTCTTTGTTTCTCTACCTTATCCATCGCCACATACTCTATGGTGCTTTGGATAAGAAATAAAAAAACTTCATTATACTTTTTATTTGGATGTGCTGCATTATCTTTTAGTATCTATATTTCTATGGAATTATGGCGATTTATTGGCTTCTCTGCTGTAAACTTCATGTATGCAATCAATGATGTCAGCTACTTTATTATGATGGCATGTATCCTTTCCATAAATGCACAATTAGCACATATTGAAAAAAACAGGCTCTATCGGTTTATGATTTTACCAGTTTCTATTTTCATCTGCATATCATCTTTAACATATGGCATTATCCTGCCAAAAAATGAAATAATGCTTCGTATATATGGTCTTATAATTGACAGCTATAAATACATATCCGTTGGTTTTGTATTTTATACAA
Coding sequences:
- a CDS encoding MarR family transcriptional regulator, with product MQTSFHFLVFKAFHAQRNKIRHNMDAYGLYPGQPKVLRYIAVNSNCKLKDIAKECDVECATVSKLLNSLEEKGMLTRHVDQKNKRALQVNITEKGKKALEQWNAHCLEVEELSLQGFSEEERAQFENYLCRMYQNLSGKTIE
- a CDS encoding response regulator transcription factor; protein product: MNTILMIDDDIQYMNTIRDYLTKQDFIVYCANSFKTALPYMKESIDCVILDIKLQDNENGYEICQKIKSEINIPIIFLSNYAQDDNRIHGFLSGADDFLGKPCNLEELRIRILKRIHPTIKLKQKEQIRFGDLWIDAIRHKAFYKDELILLTDAEFNILYFLATHEHMVFSQYEIYDHLWKEPVISNAHTVQVHISSARKKLNKICPNHEYIQTVWGKGYQFIGIHEKD
- a CDS encoding RtcB family protein, which encodes MIEIKGSYTTAVVYTEELDDASISQIFQICNQKSMEGCHIAIMPDVHMGSSCCVGTTIALKDKVIPSLVGVDIGCGMEVVKLKEKHIELARLDKFIRTEIPSGCNIRNKIHKKAAKLNLRNLYCFHAIDELRSEKSLGTLGGGNHFIEIDTDEDGCLYLVIHSGSRHLGVEVASYYQKLAYDHLNGCDEESLKALKESFKKQGREQQYAAIAKTLKNTKKTDIPYLMSYLEGKYKDAYLHDIKIIQEFADISRQAMAEDIMKYMKLHAVERFTTMHNYIDEQQVLRKGAIRAGKGEIVWIPLNMRDGALLCKGKGNSAWNASAPHGAGRAMSRSEAKQSFTLSEYKKEMKGIFTSSVVKSTIDECPMAYKPADMIISQIEESVEILKKVTPIYNFKAGEDE
- a CDS encoding HAMP domain-containing histidine kinase, with the protein product MNIFRPYGAKAISLLVFMKKIKAISILTIIIIFTLLSFQFIDSHDNKYRHAQAPIHQGVLHLNDVSFDQNQIYSLVDHWDYYHHVNIKEISDFTDKTSIYLGQYPDYSMRLDGVDPFGISSYHIQLMANTPTTISMFIPEVDTAYELWLDDTRLIQNGDIHHDPVSSFIKNRVITFTVDSSSDLYFIVGNSSYYYSGLYFPPVISTQDGIMSMILHKLLFYGFLCFSTLSIATYSMVLWIRNKKTSLYFLFGCAALSFSIYISMELWRFIGFSAVNFMYAINDVSYFIMMACILSINAQLAHIEKNRLYRFMILPVSIFICISSLTYGIILPKNEIMLRIYGLIIDSYKYISVGFVFYTSMIGLQKNKSIYQWSIAANCCYVIGIFYTLWHRNAFEPITYCWPNEYTSFAVIILFTIFMIRKTIQILKENDQLTKRLEETVEQRTMQLQHLLNQRKAFLREFAHDVKAPISSIQLFVDYLQDEDIPIDSEVENYLNIIRQKSEEAGSYVAQLQHFSKEDLPLSKRNIICIQSFLNQFYENNKPDCDACAIYLKLELEDIPAYILGDETQLIRVFENLLFNALDFTKENGHILIRQTRNASGIQIIFQDDGIGISKEKLDNIFDKGISYRHQNQKEHGLGLYIAKSIILEHGGDIYVISEEGKGCSFIIQLPESQKQD